The Streptomyces europaeiscabiei genome window below encodes:
- a CDS encoding streptophobe family protein → MSDRKVGHGRSVPWGDVTFSAIAAVSWALIGMAGTAALGLHLLEADSAGELGPMTAAVVALGTGGSVTPSGDVSAFGLEGAQATTAIEITPLGVGLVGALLLSWFFLRSLRGAGVVITPVELLARAGSVLALFVALMGGLAWAGNAVITLDGTRLGIDERLPGGGDLDGVEIPGLGDIGDIGGGLLPDRLGDLADANAKVGFTVDTVPTLLGGLAWCLGVLLIALLASRRTPLPPALDALHRVVRPAVSAVVTVLLVAVLAGLAAAAYAAISDPHPERIAGAALLGAPNGVWLGVPIGLLVPWDGRATGALADLLPDPLDELLRIDASEPVTLGRLAELDSRVWLLGLAAALMMVFAGVLTAVRTPFVRESTAAAAGGASGAAVRGGSALGFVGRCALRLGLATAVALPLLVRLTEVSVDASLAVFGFDAFDAGIELRGQAVMALVLGALWGAGAGAAGALLACAMRAAGLRASPLAREDAGGGGAAAAEPYETSASSSGPYTPGAPYRPPNPDTNPYLRLPDELRRPQGPPGAREPRESQVPRPPDVNGAPTVARRFTPPPRRPGQRPGTGAGSGAGSGPGAGPGSGAGSGSGAGSGSGPGAWPAPPPPPEEGPPPPPPPPRGPRGR, encoded by the coding sequence ATGAGCGACCGGAAAGTTGGCCATGGCAGGAGCGTGCCGTGGGGGGACGTAACGTTCTCCGCGATCGCCGCCGTGAGCTGGGCGTTGATCGGAATGGCGGGTACGGCGGCACTCGGCCTGCATCTGCTGGAGGCCGACTCCGCGGGCGAACTCGGGCCCATGACGGCGGCGGTTGTGGCGCTCGGGACGGGTGGGTCGGTGACCCCGTCCGGCGATGTGTCCGCCTTTGGCCTGGAAGGAGCACAGGCCACCACCGCCATCGAGATCACGCCACTGGGTGTCGGCCTGGTGGGAGCGCTCCTGCTGTCCTGGTTCTTCCTGCGGTCCCTGCGCGGCGCGGGAGTTGTGATCACCCCCGTCGAACTCCTCGCGCGGGCGGGCTCGGTGCTCGCGCTCTTCGTGGCGCTGATGGGCGGACTGGCCTGGGCCGGGAACGCCGTCATCACCCTCGACGGGACCCGGCTGGGGATCGACGAACGACTGCCGGGCGGCGGCGACCTCGACGGCGTGGAGATCCCCGGGCTCGGCGACATCGGGGACATCGGCGGCGGCCTGCTGCCGGACCGGCTCGGCGACCTGGCGGACGCGAACGCCAAGGTCGGTTTCACGGTCGACACCGTGCCGACCCTGCTCGGCGGCCTGGCCTGGTGCCTCGGCGTGCTGCTCATCGCCCTGCTGGCCTCGCGCCGCACTCCCCTGCCTCCCGCCCTCGACGCCCTGCACCGGGTCGTACGGCCGGCCGTGTCCGCGGTGGTGACGGTACTGCTGGTGGCGGTCCTGGCCGGGCTCGCGGCGGCGGCGTACGCGGCGATCAGCGACCCCCACCCCGAGCGGATCGCCGGCGCGGCCCTCCTCGGCGCGCCCAACGGTGTCTGGCTGGGCGTCCCCATCGGCCTCCTCGTCCCCTGGGACGGCAGGGCCACCGGCGCACTGGCCGATCTCCTGCCCGACCCGCTCGACGAGCTGCTGCGCATCGACGCGAGCGAACCCGTCACGCTCGGGCGCCTGGCCGAACTGGACAGCAGGGTCTGGCTGTTGGGCCTCGCGGCCGCGCTGATGATGGTGTTCGCGGGTGTCCTGACCGCCGTACGTACGCCTTTTGTACGGGAATCGACTGCCGCCGCTGCCGGGGGTGCGTCCGGTGCTGCGGTACGGGGCGGAAGCGCGCTCGGCTTCGTGGGGCGCTGCGCTCTTCGGCTGGGTCTCGCGACAGCGGTGGCGCTGCCGCTGCTCGTACGGCTGACGGAGGTGTCGGTGGACGCCTCGCTGGCCGTCTTCGGCTTCGACGCGTTCGACGCGGGGATCGAGTTGCGCGGGCAGGCTGTCATGGCCCTGGTGCTGGGCGCACTGTGGGGCGCGGGTGCGGGGGCCGCAGGGGCGCTGCTGGCGTGCGCGATGCGGGCCGCCGGGCTGCGGGCCTCGCCGCTGGCGCGGGAGGACGCGGGTGGCGGCGGGGCGGCAGCCGCCGAGCCCTACGAGACATCGGCCTCCTCCTCGGGACCGTACACACCGGGCGCGCCGTACCGGCCGCCGAACCCGGACACCAATCCGTATCTGCGGCTGCCGGACGAGCTGCGGAGGCCGCAGGGCCCGCCGGGGGCGCGGGAGCCCCGGGAGTCCCAGGTGCCTCGGCCGCCCGACGTGAACGGGGCACCCACGGTGGCGCGGCGGTTCACGCCTCCGCCGCGACGGCCGGGGCAGCGGCCGGGAACGGGGGCGGGGTCCGGTGCAGGGTCCGGGCCGGGTGCAGGGCCCGGATCGGGTGCAGGGTCCGGGTCGGGTGCAGGGTCTGGGTCGGGGCCGGGTGCATGGCCGGCTCCGCCGCCTCCACCGGAGGAGGGGCCGCCACCGCCACCGCCTCCTCCGCGAGGGCCCCGGGGGCGTTGA
- a CDS encoding TldD/PmbA family protein, which yields MPHEIDQSFLALPLRALADAALARARALGADHADFRFERVRSASWRLRDAKPAGSSDTTDLGYAVRVVHGGTWGFASGVDMTMDAAAKVASQAVAMAKLSAQVIKAAGSDERVELADEPVHAEKTWISAYGIDPFSVPDEEKSALLTEWSTRLLAADGINHVDASLLTVHENKFYADTAGTVTTQQRVRLHPSLTAVSVDESSGEFDSMRTLAPPVGRGWEYLTGTGWDWDDELARIPELLAEKMRAPSVEAGVYDLVVDPSNLWLTIHESIGHATELDRALGYEAAYAGTSFATFDKLGKLRYGSELMNVTGDRTAEHGLATIGYDDEGVAGQSWDLVRDGTLVGYQLDRRIAKLTELGRSNGCAYADSPGHVPVQRMANVSLRPDPAGMSTEDLIGGVERGVYVVGDRSWSIDMQRYNFQFTGQRFFRIENGRITGQLRDVAYQATTTDFWGSMAAVGGPQTYVLGGAFNCGKAQPGQVAAVSHGCPSALFKGVNILNTTQEAGR from the coding sequence GTGCCCCATGAAATCGATCAGTCGTTCCTGGCACTCCCCCTACGTGCCCTGGCCGACGCCGCGCTGGCCCGCGCCCGGGCCCTCGGCGCCGACCACGCGGACTTCCGGTTCGAGCGGGTGCGCAGTGCCTCCTGGCGGCTGCGGGACGCGAAGCCGGCCGGGTCGTCGGACACGACGGACCTCGGGTACGCGGTGCGGGTGGTGCACGGCGGGACCTGGGGGTTCGCGTCCGGGGTGGACATGACGATGGACGCCGCAGCGAAGGTCGCCTCGCAGGCCGTGGCGATGGCCAAGCTGTCCGCGCAGGTCATCAAGGCCGCCGGGTCCGACGAGCGGGTCGAGCTGGCGGACGAGCCGGTGCACGCGGAGAAGACCTGGATCTCCGCGTACGGGATCGATCCCTTCAGCGTCCCCGACGAGGAGAAGTCGGCGCTGCTCACGGAGTGGAGCACGCGGCTGCTGGCGGCCGACGGGATCAACCATGTGGACGCCTCGCTGCTCACCGTGCACGAGAACAAGTTCTACGCGGACACCGCCGGGACCGTGACCACCCAGCAGCGCGTACGGCTGCACCCTTCGCTGACCGCCGTTTCGGTCGACGAGTCCAGCGGCGAGTTCGACTCGATGCGGACGCTGGCGCCGCCGGTCGGGCGCGGCTGGGAGTATCTGACGGGCACCGGCTGGGACTGGGACGACGAACTGGCGCGGATCCCGGAGCTGCTCGCTGAGAAGATGCGCGCGCCGAGCGTCGAGGCGGGTGTCTACGACCTGGTCGTCGACCCGTCCAACCTGTGGCTGACCATCCACGAGTCCATCGGCCACGCCACCGAGCTGGACCGCGCGCTCGGCTACGAGGCCGCCTACGCCGGGACCTCCTTCGCCACCTTCGACAAGCTCGGCAAGCTGCGTTACGGCTCCGAGCTGATGAACGTCACCGGTGACCGCACCGCCGAGCACGGCCTGGCGACCATCGGGTACGACGACGAGGGCGTGGCGGGGCAGAGCTGGGACCTCGTCAGGGACGGCACTCTGGTCGGCTACCAGCTCGACCGCCGTATCGCGAAGCTGACCGAGTTGGGCCGCTCCAACGGCTGCGCGTACGCCGACTCCCCCGGGCATGTGCCGGTGCAGCGCATGGCCAACGTGTCGCTGCGGCCGGATCCTGCCGGGATGTCCACCGAGGATCTGATCGGCGGGGTGGAGCGGGGGGTCTATGTCGTCGGGGACCGGTCGTGGTCCATCGACATGCAGCGGTACAACTTCCAGTTCACCGGTCAGCGGTTCTTCAGGATCGAGAACGGGCGGATCACCGGGCAGCTGCGGGACGTCGCCTACCAGGCGACGACGACGGACTTCTGGGGTTCCATGGCGGCCGTGGGCGGGCCGCAGACATACGTCCTGGGCGGTGCCTTCAACTGTGGGAAGGCCCAGCCGGGCCAGGTCGCCGCGGTGTCGCACGGCTGCCCTTCGGCCCTCTTCAAGGGCGTCAACATTCTGAACACGACGCAGGAGGCGGGTCGATGA
- a CDS encoding CynX/NimT family MFS transporter: MMGVMVSEETLTPAVAPERVASHRAASHRGASDRAASAQARVEAQAKPAARDMRAWTTRLVVVGIVLTALNLRPAITSLGALLEEVRVGLGMSGSVAGLLTSVPPLCFAVFGAMAPRLARRFGPAAVVCAGMVAIAGGLLIRPYVGGTAGFLAASALALMGIAVSNVLMPVIVKRWFPDRVGSMTGLYSMALALGTSSAAAVTVPMTAALDGSWRAGLAVWAVLAAAAVVPWLPFVRDRGARSAERAGGAAAPAREAGPAPRITRSRTAWALAVYFGLQATAAYITMGWMAQIFRDAGVPAGRAGLLLAVTMVMGVPLAFVIPRLATRLPRQGPIVVVLGVCGLLGYGGLHLAPAAGAWAWALLIGISNCSFPLALTMVGMRARTGAGVVKLSAFAQSTGYLISIPGPFVVGVLYQHSGGWGLPLALMAALMLPQIVAGILAGRDRVVEDEAAR, translated from the coding sequence ATGATGGGTGTCATGGTGAGCGAGGAAACCCTGACGCCGGCAGTCGCGCCCGAACGCGTCGCATCCCATCGGGCCGCATCCCATCGAGGCGCATCCGATCGCGCCGCATCCGCCCAGGCCCGGGTCGAGGCGCAGGCCAAACCTGCGGCGCGGGACATGCGCGCGTGGACGACGCGCCTGGTGGTCGTGGGCATCGTCCTGACGGCCCTCAACCTCCGTCCCGCCATCACCAGCCTCGGGGCCCTCCTCGAAGAGGTGCGCGTCGGGCTCGGCATGAGCGGCAGCGTCGCCGGGCTTCTCACCTCCGTACCGCCGCTCTGCTTCGCCGTCTTCGGCGCCATGGCACCCCGGCTCGCCCGCCGCTTCGGCCCGGCCGCCGTCGTCTGCGCAGGCATGGTCGCGATAGCCGGCGGTCTGCTGATCCGGCCGTACGTCGGCGGAACGGCCGGCTTTCTGGCCGCGAGCGCCCTCGCCCTGATGGGCATCGCCGTCAGCAACGTCCTGATGCCGGTCATCGTCAAGCGCTGGTTCCCGGACCGGGTCGGCTCCATGACGGGCCTCTACTCCATGGCTCTCGCTCTCGGCACCTCGTCCGCCGCGGCCGTCACCGTGCCCATGACCGCCGCCCTGGACGGGAGTTGGCGGGCGGGCCTGGCCGTATGGGCGGTCCTCGCGGCGGCGGCCGTGGTGCCGTGGCTGCCGTTCGTACGGGATCGCGGCGCCCGCTCCGCCGAGCGGGCCGGGGGAGCGGCGGCACCCGCACGCGAAGCAGGGCCCGCGCCGCGCATCACCCGGAGCCGTACCGCCTGGGCGCTCGCCGTGTACTTCGGGCTCCAGGCGACCGCCGCCTACATCACGATGGGGTGGATGGCGCAGATCTTCCGGGACGCGGGGGTCCCGGCCGGCAGGGCGGGGCTGCTGCTGGCCGTCACGATGGTGATGGGCGTCCCGCTGGCCTTCGTGATCCCCCGGCTTGCCACCCGGCTGCCCCGCCAGGGGCCGATCGTGGTCGTCCTGGGCGTCTGCGGGCTCCTCGGGTACGGCGGCCTCCACCTCGCCCCGGCGGCGGGAGCCTGGGCGTGGGCGCTGCTCATCGGCATCTCCAACTGCTCCTTCCCGCTGGCGCTCACCATGGTCGGCATGCGGGCCCGCACCGGCGCCGGGGTGGTCAAGCTGTCCGCCTTCGCACAGAGCACGGGCTACCTGATCTCGATCCCCGGCCCGTTCGTCGTCGGCGTCCTCTACCAGCACAGCGGCGGCTGGGGCCTGCCCCTCGCCCTCATGGCCGCCCTGATGCTCCCGCAGATCGTGGCGGGCATCCTGGCGGGCCGCGACCGGGTGGTGGAGGACGAGGCGGCCCGCTGA
- a CDS encoding FadR/GntR family transcriptional regulator yields the protein MPLSHPRRSALSEQVIAALRNQITSGEWPVGSRIPTEPELVEQLGVARNTVREAVRALAHNGLLDIRQGSGTYVVATSELAGVMHRRFAGADPTHIAELRSALESSAAKLAAERRTEKDLKQLDALLARREQAWASGDAEAFVTADATFHMAVVAASHNDVVTTVYADLGEVLRDWLRGDVGEELTPETYMDHARLVDAIRAGDAETAAAEAAGYPFHCRPGRVSSPPAGG from the coding sequence ATGCCGCTGAGCCATCCCCGCCGATCGGCGCTGTCCGAGCAGGTCATCGCCGCGCTGCGGAACCAGATCACCTCGGGCGAGTGGCCGGTCGGCTCCCGCATCCCCACCGAGCCCGAGCTGGTCGAGCAGCTGGGCGTCGCCCGGAACACGGTCCGGGAGGCCGTCCGCGCGCTCGCGCACAACGGTCTGCTGGACATCCGCCAGGGTTCCGGCACCTATGTCGTCGCGACCAGCGAGCTCGCGGGCGTGATGCACCGCCGCTTCGCGGGCGCCGACCCGACCCACATCGCCGAGCTGCGCTCCGCCCTGGAGTCGAGCGCCGCGAAGCTGGCCGCCGAGCGCCGCACGGAGAAGGATCTGAAGCAGTTGGACGCGCTCCTGGCCCGGCGTGAGCAGGCGTGGGCGTCGGGCGACGCGGAGGCGTTCGTGACCGCCGACGCGACCTTCCACATGGCAGTTGTGGCCGCGTCCCACAACGACGTCGTGACGACGGTCTACGCGGACCTCGGCGAGGTGCTGCGGGACTGGCTGCGCGGTGACGTGGGCGAGGAGCTGACCCCGGAGACGTACATGGACCACGCCCGGCTCGTGGACGCCATCCGCGCGGGCGACGCGGAAACCGCCGCGGCCGAGGCTGCCGGGTATCCGTTCCACTGCCGTCCGGGACGGGTCAGCTCTCCACCCGCTGGTGGCTGA
- a CDS encoding SGM_5486 family transporter-associated protein — MPVLDPNPQNGQKKMLLVFGSFLAIFVVIGIIAAIASP; from the coding sequence ATGCCAGTGCTCGACCCGAACCCCCAGAACGGTCAGAAGAAGATGCTCCTGGTCTTCGGCTCGTTCCTCGCCATCTTCGTCGTCATCGGGATCATCGCGGCCATCGCGTCACCCTGA
- the fabI gene encoding enoyl-ACP reductase FabI, giving the protein MSGILEGKRVLITGVLMESSIAFHTAKLAQEQGAEIILTAFPRPTLTERIARKLPKPTKVIELDVTNDEHLGRLADIVGEELGGLDGVVHSIGFAPQDALGGNFLNTPFESVATAMHVSAYSLKSLTMACLPLMQNGGSVVGLTFDAKFAWPQYDWMGPAKAALEATSRYVARDLGKQNIRCNLISAGPLASMAAKSIPGFGELAAVWDDRSPLEWDLKDPGPAGRGVVALLSDWFPKTTGEIIHVDGGLHAIGA; this is encoded by the coding sequence ATGAGCGGAATCCTCGAGGGCAAGCGCGTCCTGATCACCGGTGTGCTGATGGAGTCCTCCATCGCCTTCCACACCGCCAAGCTGGCCCAGGAGCAGGGCGCCGAGATCATCCTGACCGCGTTCCCGCGGCCCACGCTGACCGAGCGCATCGCCAGGAAGCTCCCCAAGCCCACCAAGGTCATCGAGCTCGACGTCACCAACGACGAGCACCTCGGACGCCTGGCCGACATCGTCGGGGAGGAGCTCGGCGGCCTCGACGGCGTCGTCCACTCCATCGGCTTCGCCCCGCAGGACGCCCTCGGCGGCAACTTCCTCAACACGCCGTTCGAGTCCGTCGCCACCGCGATGCACGTCTCGGCGTACTCCCTGAAGTCGCTGACCATGGCCTGCCTGCCGCTGATGCAGAACGGCGGCTCCGTCGTCGGCCTCACCTTCGATGCGAAGTTCGCCTGGCCGCAGTACGACTGGATGGGCCCGGCCAAGGCCGCCCTGGAGGCCACCAGCCGCTACGTCGCCCGCGACCTGGGCAAGCAGAACATCCGCTGCAACCTCATCTCCGCCGGCCCCCTCGCCTCCATGGCCGCCAAGTCCATTCCGGGCTTCGGCGAGCTGGCCGCCGTGTGGGACGACCGCTCCCCCCTGGAGTGGGACCTCAAGGACCCCGGGCCGGCCGGCCGCGGTGTCGTCGCGCTGCTCAGCGACTGGTTCCCGAAGACCACCGGCGAGATCATCCACGTGGACGGCGGGCTGCACGCGATCGGCGCCTGA
- the fabG gene encoding 3-oxoacyl-[acyl-carrier-protein] reductase, with amino-acid sequence MSRSVLVTGGNRGIGLAIARAFADAGDKVAVTYRSGEPPAGFLAVKCDITDPEQVEQAYKEIEAQHGPVEVLIANAGVTKDQLLMRMSEEDFTSVIDTNLTGTFRVVKRANRGMLRAKKGRVVLISSVVGLYGSPGQANYAASKAALVGFARSLARELGSRNITFNVVAPGFVDTDMTKVLTDEQRAGIVKQVPLGRYAQPEEIAATVRFLASDDASYITGAVIPVDGGLGMGH; translated from the coding sequence TTGAGCCGCTCGGTTCTCGTCACCGGAGGCAACCGGGGCATCGGCCTCGCCATCGCCCGCGCGTTCGCCGACGCCGGCGACAAGGTCGCCGTCACGTACCGCTCGGGGGAGCCGCCGGCCGGCTTCCTGGCCGTCAAGTGCGACATCACCGACCCCGAGCAGGTGGAGCAGGCCTACAAGGAGATCGAGGCGCAGCACGGCCCGGTCGAGGTCCTGATCGCCAACGCCGGCGTCACCAAGGACCAGCTCCTGATGCGCATGTCCGAGGAGGACTTCACCTCGGTCATCGACACCAACCTCACGGGCACCTTCCGCGTCGTCAAGCGAGCCAACCGCGGCATGCTGCGCGCCAAGAAGGGCCGCGTGGTCCTCATCTCCTCGGTCGTGGGCCTCTACGGTTCGCCCGGCCAGGCCAACTACGCCGCCTCCAAGGCCGCCCTGGTCGGCTTCGCGCGCTCCCTCGCCCGTGAGCTGGGCTCGCGCAACATCACCTTCAACGTCGTCGCCCCCGGCTTCGTCGACACCGACATGACCAAGGTGCTCACCGACGAGCAGCGCGCGGGCATCGTGAAGCAGGTGCCGCTCGGCCGTTACGCGCAGCCCGAGGAGATCGCCGCGACGGTGCGGTTCCTCGCCTCGGACGACGCCTCGTACATCACTGGAGCCGTCATCCCCGTAGACGGCGGACTGGGAATGGGTCACTGA
- a CDS encoding SixA phosphatase family protein, producing the protein MSVAEPRRIVLFRHAKADWPQVSDHERPLADRGRMDAAVAGRKLVDSGIPLDLALCSTAVRTRETWKLAVHELPERPKTVYEERIYEASPGELIALLNETPDDAQNVVLIGHNPGIQGLADILAGSAEGDARERMNRRGFPAAAFAVLSFEGAWKSLEPGATTLADYWAPSE; encoded by the coding sequence ATGAGCGTCGCAGAACCCCGCAGGATCGTCCTCTTCCGGCATGCGAAGGCCGACTGGCCACAGGTCTCCGACCACGAGCGGCCGCTCGCCGACCGGGGCCGCATGGACGCCGCCGTCGCCGGGCGCAAGCTGGTCGACTCCGGCATCCCCCTCGACCTGGCCCTCTGCTCCACCGCCGTCAGAACCCGCGAGACCTGGAAGCTCGCCGTCCACGAGCTGCCCGAGCGGCCGAAAACGGTCTACGAGGAGCGGATCTACGAGGCCTCGCCCGGCGAGCTGATCGCCCTGCTCAACGAGACCCCGGACGACGCGCAGAACGTGGTCCTGATCGGGCACAACCCCGGAATCCAGGGCCTCGCCGACATCCTCGCCGGCAGCGCCGAGGGCGACGCCCGCGAGCGTATGAACCGCCGAGGCTTCCCGGCCGCCGCCTTCGCCGTGCTCTCCTTCGAGGGAGCCTGGAAGAGCCTGGAGCCGGGCGCGACCACGCTGGCCGACTACTGGGCGCCGTCGGAATAA
- the serB gene encoding phosphoserine phosphatase SerB, translating to MSASQTSSDVPTILVKIFGKDRPGITAGLFDTLAAYSVDVVDIEQVVTRGRIVLCALVTEPPAGQEGDLRATVHSWAESMKMQAEIISGLGDNRPRGLGRSHVTVLGHPLTAESTARIAARITATGGNIDRIFRLAKYPVTAVEFAVSGTEPETLRTALVTESVALGVDVAVVAAGLHRRAQRLVVMDVDSTLIQDEVIELFAAHAGCEKEVAEVTEAAMRGELDFEQSLHARVALLEGLDASVVEKVRSEVRLTPGARTLIRTLKRLGFQVGVVSGGFTQVTDDLKERLGLDFAQANTLEIVDGRLTGKVVGEIVDRAGKARLLRRFAAEAGVPLAQTVAIGDGANDLDMLNAAGLGVAFNAKPVVREAAHTAVNFPFLDTVLYLLGVTREEVEAADTHDE from the coding sequence ATGAGCGCTTCGCAGACCTCCTCTGACGTCCCCACCATCCTCGTCAAGATCTTCGGCAAGGACCGGCCGGGCATCACCGCCGGGCTGTTCGACACCCTCGCCGCTTACTCCGTCGACGTGGTCGACATCGAGCAGGTCGTCACCCGTGGCCGGATCGTGCTGTGCGCGCTCGTGACCGAGCCGCCCGCCGGGCAGGAGGGCGACCTGAGGGCGACCGTCCACAGCTGGGCGGAGTCGATGAAGATGCAGGCGGAGATCATCTCCGGCCTGGGCGACAACCGGCCCCGTGGCCTCGGCCGCTCGCACGTCACCGTCCTCGGCCACCCGCTGACCGCCGAGTCCACCGCCCGCATCGCCGCCCGGATCACCGCGACCGGCGGCAACATCGACCGTATCTTCCGGCTCGCCAAGTACCCGGTGACGGCAGTGGAGTTCGCGGTGTCCGGCACGGAACCGGAGACGCTGCGGACCGCGCTGGTCACCGAGTCGGTGGCGCTGGGCGTGGATGTGGCCGTGGTCGCGGCGGGGCTGCACCGGCGGGCGCAGCGGCTGGTGGTCATGGACGTGGACTCCACGCTCATCCAGGACGAGGTGATCGAGCTCTTCGCCGCGCACGCCGGGTGCGAGAAGGAGGTCGCCGAGGTGACGGAGGCCGCGATGCGCGGCGAGCTGGACTTCGAGCAGTCGCTGCACGCGCGCGTGGCACTGCTGGAGGGGCTCGACGCCTCGGTGGTGGAGAAGGTGCGCAGCGAGGTGCGGCTCACGCCGGGGGCGCGCACGCTGATCCGCACGCTGAAGCGGCTCGGTTTCCAAGTCGGTGTCGTCTCGGGTGGGTTCACCCAGGTCACGGACGACCTCAAGGAGCGGTTGGGGCTCGACTTCGCCCAGGCCAACACGCTGGAGATCGTCGATGGCAGGCTCACCGGCAAGGTCGTCGGGGAGATCGTGGACCGTGCGGGCAAGGCACGGCTGCTGCGCCGGTTCGCCGCCGAGGCGGGGGTGCCGCTGGCCCAGACCGTGGCCATCGGCGACGGCGCCAACGACCTCGACATGCTCAACGCCGCCGGCCTCGGCGTCGCCTTCAACGCCAAGCCGGTCGTCCGCGAGGCCGCGCACACCGCGGTGAACTTCCCCTTCCTCGACACCGTGCTGTACCTCCTCGGCGTGACCAGGGAAGAGGTCGAGGCGGCGGACACGCACGACGAGTGA
- a CDS encoding metallopeptidase TldD-related protein, with the protein MSGRNNSARNNKAHKPHEIVERALELSRADGCVVIADEYSTANLRWAGNALTTNGVTRGRSVTVVATVDGKEGTASGVVSRSAVTAEELEPLVRAAEAAARGAGPAEDAQPLVTGVEHSPDFTDAPAETSSAVFADFAPALGESFARARAGGRELYGFANHELVSSYLGTSTGLRLRHDQPNGTLELNAKSPDRKRSAWAGRSTRDFKDVDPAALDAELAVRLGWAERRVPLPAGRYETLLPPTAVADLLIYQMWSASARDAAEGRTVFSKPGGGTRIGERLTELPLTLRSDPNEPGLESAPFVLAHSSGGDSSVFDNGLPLKETEWISRGEVAHLPTTRHSAGLTGLPVVPTISNLILDGGEDRSLEEMVANTRRGLLLTCLWYIREVDPATLLLTGLTRDGVYLVEDGEVTGEVNNFRFNESPVDLLGRATEAGRTEKTLPREWSDYFTRAAMPALRVPDFNMSSVSQGV; encoded by the coding sequence ATGAGCGGGCGGAACAACAGCGCGCGGAACAACAAGGCGCACAAGCCGCACGAGATCGTCGAGCGGGCTCTTGAGCTGTCCCGGGCCGACGGCTGTGTGGTGATCGCCGACGAGTACTCGACGGCGAACCTGCGCTGGGCGGGCAACGCGCTGACCACGAACGGGGTCACCCGGGGCCGGTCGGTGACGGTCGTCGCCACCGTCGACGGCAAGGAGGGCACCGCCTCCGGGGTGGTGTCGCGGTCCGCCGTCACCGCCGAGGAGCTGGAGCCGCTGGTGCGGGCCGCCGAGGCCGCCGCGCGTGGCGCCGGACCCGCCGAGGACGCCCAGCCGCTGGTCACAGGTGTGGAGCACTCCCCGGACTTCACGGACGCGCCCGCCGAGACCTCCTCCGCAGTGTTCGCGGACTTCGCGCCGGCGCTCGGGGAGTCGTTCGCACGCGCGCGTGCGGGCGGCCGGGAACTGTACGGCTTCGCCAACCACGAACTGGTGTCGAGCTACCTCGGTACGTCCACGGGGCTGCGGCTCCGGCACGACCAGCCGAACGGCACGCTGGAGCTGAACGCCAAGTCCCCGGACCGCAAGCGCTCCGCCTGGGCGGGGCGCTCCACGCGGGACTTCAAGGACGTCGACCCGGCGGCCCTGGACGCGGAGCTGGCCGTACGGCTGGGCTGGGCCGAGCGGCGGGTGCCGCTGCCCGCCGGCCGGTACGAGACGCTGCTGCCGCCGACGGCGGTGGCGGATCTGCTGATCTACCAGATGTGGTCGGCGTCGGCGCGGGACGCGGCCGAGGGCCGGACGGTGTTCAGCAAGCCCGGCGGCGGTACCCGGATCGGCGAGCGGCTGACCGAGCTGCCACTGACCCTGCGCAGCGACCCGAACGAGCCGGGCCTGGAGTCCGCTCCGTTCGTGCTGGCCCACTCCTCCGGCGGCGACAGCTCGGTGTTCGACAACGGCCTGCCGCTGAAGGAGACGGAGTGGATCAGCCGGGGCGAGGTCGCGCACCTGCCGACCACCCGGCACAGCGCGGGGCTGACCGGGCTGCCGGTGGTGCCGACGATCAGCAACCTGATCCTGGACGGCGGTGAGGACCGCTCCCTGGAGGAGATGGTCGCGAACACCCGGCGCGGGCTGTTGCTGACCTGCCTGTGGTACATCCGCGAGGTCGACCCGGCGACGCTGCTGCTGACCGGGCTGACCCGGGACGGCGTCTACCTCGTGGAGGACGGCGAGGTCACGGGCGAGGTCAACAACTTCCGGTTCAACGAGTCCCCGGTGGACCTGCTCGGCCGGGCCACGGAGGCCGGGCGCACGGAGAAGACGCTGCCGCGCGAGTGGAGCGACTACTTCACCAGGGCCGCGATGCCCGCGCTGCGGGTGCCGGATTTCAATATGAGTTCTGTCAGCCAGGGCGTATAA